In Citrus sinensis cultivar Valencia sweet orange chromosome 2, DVS_A1.0, whole genome shotgun sequence, a single genomic region encodes these proteins:
- the LOC102628397 gene encoding uncharacterized protein LOC102628397 has product MFYRGKFAEGADGREMGAKRQRLIDQGPSFYGTPPSSSFMYNPPPAYGYVSQPPPFPVVRLRGLPFDCTEVDVAEFFHGLDIVDVLFVHKNNKFTGEAFCVLGYPLQVDFALQRNRQNMGRRYVEVFRSKRQEYYKAIANEVSDVRGGSPHRSIPRAKSHDEGKDSAVHTGILRLRGLPFSAGKDDIMDFFKDFVLSEDSIHITMNSDGRPTGEAFVEFANAEDSKAAMAKDRMTLGSRYIELFPSSHEEMDEALSRGR; this is encoded by the exons aTGTTCTACAGAGG CAAGTTTGCTGAGGGTGCTGATGGGCGTGAAATGGGGGCAAAGCGTCAACGGTTGATTGATCAGGGACCTTCATTTTATGGAACTCCCCCAAGTTCAAGTTTTATGTACAATCCACCACCAGCTTATGGGTACGTTAGCCAACCTCCACCTTTCCCAGTTGTCCGACTTCGCGGTCTTCCCTTTGATTGTACAGAAGTTGATGTTGCTGAGTTTTTCCATGGTCTAGACATAGTCGATGTTCTTTTTGTCCATAAGAACAACAAATTTACAGGAGAAGCTTTTTGTGTGCTGGGGTATCCTCTTCAAGTCGATTTTGCCCTGCAGAGGAATAGGCAGAACATGGGAAGGAGGTATGTTGAGGTTTTCAGAAGTAAGAGGCAGGAATATTATAAGGCAATAGCAAATGAAGTTTCTGATGTTCGTGGTGGTTCACCACATAGGAGTATCCCTAGGGCTAAATCTCATGATGAGGGGAAGGATTCAGCTGTACATACAGGGATACTGCGATTGAGAGGATTGCCATTTTCAGCAGGCAAGGATGACATAATGgatttctttaaagattttgtgtTGTCAGAAGACTCAATTCATATTACTATGAATTCAGATGGGAGGCCAACTGGTGAAGCGTTTGTAGAATTTGCAAATGCAGAAGATTCTAAGGCAGCAATGGCCAAAGATAGGATGACACTTGGGAGTCGTTATATAGAGTTGTTTCCTTCATCACATGAGGAAATGGATGAAGCATTGTCGAGAGGACGGTGA
- the LOC102628969 gene encoding nuclear transcription factor Y subunit A-1: MRSKSERTNQLEPDPNAIPPGAAYTEPWWRGVGYNSISPALAGANVSNSSSLDCPNGSESNDAKSISNDGLNEEDDDANKESQATASSRSAGNHGQKNQNVQQGASAMPTIRDECFTQPPQLELVGHSIACASNPYQDPYYGGMMAAYGHQPVGYPQFVGMPHARMPLPLEMAQEPVYVNAKQYMGILRRRQARAKAELEKKLIKVRKPYLHESRHQHAMRRARGSGGRFAKKTDDASKGNSEKKGGGSGIRPSLSGSSSGSEPVPSDSAETWNSSASQQDVGGSQAHNMHEARNHANANGGYQNHGLQASTYHSHLGDRGETGDCSGKQWGSISSNQASQRPLAIQ, encoded by the exons ATGCGGTCCAAGTCTGAGAGAACAAATCAATTAGAGCCTGATCCAAATGCAATTCCACCAGGTGCAGCTTATACTGAACCTTGGTGGCGTGGTGTTGGATATAATTCTATCTCACCTGCTTTGGCTGGGGCAAATGTATCAAATTCATCCTCATTGGATTGTCCAAATGGTTCAGAGTCCAATGATGCTAAATCAATATCTAATGATGGGttgaatgaagaagatgatgatgctAACAAAGAATCACAGGCTACCGCATCTTCACGGTCAG CTGGGAATCATGGACAAAAGAACCAAAATGTGCAGCAAGGTGCATCAGCTATGCCAACAATACGTGATGAATGCTTCACTCAGCCTCCACAGCTTGAACTTGTGGGCCACTCAATT GCTTGTGCATCAAATCCATATCAGGATCCATATTATGGAGGGATGATGGCAGCTTATGGTCATCAACCTGTG GGTTATCCTCAATTTGTTGGAATGCCTCATGCTAGAATGCCTTTACCACTTGAGATGGCACAAGAACCTGTTTATGTGAATGCCAAACAGTACATGGGGATTTTGAGGCGAAGACAGGCACGTGCTAAAGCAGAGCTTGAAAAGAAACTAATAAAAGTTAGAAAG cCGTATCTTCACGAGTCTCGGCACCAGCATGCAATGAGAAGGGCAAGGGGTAGTGGAGGACGGTTTGCAAAGAAAACTGATGATGCTTCCAAGGGTAATAGTGAAAAGAAGGGTGGAGGTTCGGGAATCAGGCCATCTCTGTCTGGCAGTTCATCTGGATCTGAACCCGTGCCATCCGACTCAGCTGAAACCTGGAATTCTTCAGCTAGTCAGCAAGATGTAGGTGGGTCTCAAGCACACAACATGCATGAAGCTCGCAATCATGCAAATGCCAATGGTGGTTACCAGAATCATGGCCTTCAAGCATCAACATACCATTCACACTTAGGTGATAGAGGGGAAACTGGAGACTGTTCAGGCAAGCAGTGGGGAAGCATATCTTCCAACCAGGCATCGCAGAGGCCTCTTGCTATTCAGTGA
- the LOC102630407 gene encoding calcium-dependent protein kinase 8, whose product MGNCCARPDSSSGKRAKGKKEKPNPFYGDEYVVANGSTVVHRLCVLKEPSGQDISIDYDLGRELGRGEFGVTYLCTDVNNGEKFACKSISKKKLRTAVDIEDVRREVQIMKHLPKHPNIVSLKDTYEDDSAVHIVMELCEGGELFDRIVARGHYTERAAAAVMKTIVEVVQVCHEQGVMHRDLKPENFLFANKKESSPLKAIDFGLSVFFRPGEQFNEIVGSPYYMAPEVLKRNYGPEVDVWSAGVILYILLCGVPPFWAETEQGVAQAIIRSVIDFKRDPWPKVSENAKDLVKKMLNPDPKQRLTAEEVLEHPWLQNAKKAPNVSLGETVKARLKQFSVMNKLKKRALQVVAEFLSVEEVAGLKEAFEMMDTNKRGKINLEELRLGLLKGGQNIPEADLQILMEAADVDGDGSLNYGEFVAVSVHLKKMANDEHLHKAFSFFDRNRSGFIEIEELRNALNDEVDTSGEDVINAIMHDVDTDKDGRISYEEFAVMMKAGTDWRKASRQYSRERFNSISLKLMREEGLQLAN is encoded by the exons ATGGGAAATTGTTGTGCGAGACCGGATTCTTCATCTGGGAAGAGAGCAAaggggaaaaaggaaaaaccaaaTCCGTTTTATGGTGACGAATATGTTGTAGCAAATGGATCTACAGTTGTTCACAGGCTATGTGTCCTTAAGGAACCCTCAGGTCAGGACATCTCCATTGATTATGATCTGGGTCGCGAGCTTGGACGCGGAGAGTTTGGGGTTACGTATTTGTGTACTGATGTGAACAATGGCGAAAAGTTTGCTTGCAAGTCTATTTCGAAGAAGAAACTTAGGACTGCTGTGGATATAGAGGATGTGAGGAGGGAGGTTCAGATAATGAAGCATTTACCTAAGCATCCGAATATTGTGTCATTGAAGGACACTTATGAGGATGATAGTGCTGTGCACATTGTGATGGAGTTATGTGAGGGAGGAGAGTTGTTTGATAGGATCGTCGCCAGAGGGCATTACACTGAGCGAGCTGCTGCTGCAGTTATGAAGACCATTGTTGAAGTTGTTCAG GTGTGTCACGAGCAAGGAGTCATGCATCGTGATCTCAAGCcagaaaattttctatttgctAATAAGAAGGAAAGTTCTCCCTTAAAGGCAATTGATTTTGGGTTGTCGGTCTTCTTTAGGCCTG GGGAGCAATTCAACGAGATAGTTGGAAGTCCATATTACATGGCGCCAGAGGTTTTAAAGCGCAATTATGGACCAGAAGTTGATGTCTGGAGTGCTGGAGTTATCCTGTATATTTTGCTTTGTGGTGTCCCACCTTTCTGGGCAG AAACTGAACAAGGGGTAGCACAGGCAATTATTCGCTCAGTGATTGATTTTAAGAGGGACCCCTGGCCCAAAGTTTCTGAAAATGCAAAGGACCTTGTGAAGAAGATGCTTAATCCTGACCCAAAGCAGAGGCTTACCGCTGAGGAAGTACTAG AGCATCCTTGGTTACAAAATGCCAAAAAGGCTCCAAATGTTTCACTGGGTGAGACCGTGAAAGCAAGGCTTAAACAGTTTTCTGTAATGAACAAGCTTAAAAAAAGAGCTCTAcaa GTTGTGGCTGAGTTTTTGTCTGTGGAGGAAGTGGCTGGCTTAAAGGAGGCATTTGAGATGATGGACACTAACAAGAGAGGCAAGATAAACCTTGAGGAGCTAAGGCTTGGGTTGCTAAAAGGTGGCCAAAATATTCCTGAGGCAGATCTTCAAATCCTCATGGAAGCT GCCGATGTTGATGGTGACGGAAGTTTGAATTATGGAGAGTTTGTCGCAGTTTCTGTTCACCTTAAAAAGATGGCCAATGATGAACATCTGCATAAAGCTTTTTCATTCTTTGATCGAAATCGGAGTGGTTTCATAGAGATTGAAGAGCTGAGAAATGCCTTAAATGATGAAGTTGACACCAGTGGTGAAGATGTTATCAATGCCATTATGCATGATGTTGATACGGACAAG GATGGTCGCATAAGTTACGAGGAGTTTGCCGTGATGATGAAGGCAGGTACTGATTGGAGAAAGGCGTCAAGGCAATATTCACGGGAAAGATTCAACAGTATAAGCTTGAAGTTAATGAGGGAGGAGGGTTTACAGTTAGCCAACTGA
- the LOC102628699 gene encoding cyclin-dependent protein kinase inhibitor SMR9 has product MAPSDTMIRTRRTTTKSTTRAESAAAAKAKATKPRRAQYKRQQKQKQKQHVAQIKQPKINNVEDLLPSTSSTTTTTTTTTTKNLLLLDHDDDTSSSSSSGSGCSTPKAQRFRIPEIVTCPPAPKKQRVVSNCSSLQRNPSSRPIAFFAPPDLELFFFFALRDISV; this is encoded by the coding sequence ATGGCTCCATCTGATACCATGATAAGAACAAGAAGAACTACAACAAAGAGTACTACAAGAGCAGaatcagcagcagcagcaaaagcaaaagcaacaaAACCAAGAAGAGCCCAGTACAAGAGGCAGCAGAAGCAGAAACAGAAGCAACATGTGGCGCAAATAAAGCAACCCAAGATTAATAATGTTGAGGATTTGCTTCCATCTACTtcctcaacaacaacaacaacaacaacaaccacaacAAAAAACTTATTGCTGTTAGATCATGATGATGATACAAGTAGTAGTAGTAGCAGTGGCAGTGGATGCTCTACACCAAAAGCTCAAAGATTTCGGATACCGGAAATTGTGACATGCCCACCAGCACCAAAGAAGCAAAGGGTAGTTTCAAATTGTTCTTCATTGCAGAGAAACCCTAGCAGCAGGCCTATTGCTTTCTTTGCTCCTCCTGATTTAgagctcttcttcttctttgctcTTCGCGATATCTCCGtttaa
- the LOC102629817 gene encoding uncharacterized protein LOC102629817 has product MKKSGAAEKKRVRRSSAVVQNGTRDPNSDTPPRKQAAKKDVFQLFAEKVRDHKDLESRWAVLQETRVEYFRGKDFVSFLRNHPEVKDILESDRNLETEDIANALLSKNLLVRCDRVVKTLRPGKKKLSTWPAHLEIFPEQVFSDNDAFFAWTFEKGRPLWQTLLSFFWPVLTLAICLFPVYPHRCKLLILYSCAGVLLLILSLLFVRAAIFGMIWILLGKRVWFFPNILAEEATLRELFRFWPKKDEEEKPKWAARLFYAVVAVLVILLLRHHAPDEAARARYQKRMSNIIDDVLEWSPRLALSGMMEKQPDVANATEANGTFSDGSKTNPDEIVPPDADAETGNVHENDQHQDNI; this is encoded by the exons ATGAAGAAATCAGGCGCAGCAGAGAAGAAAAGGGTGCGAAGATCATCAGCGGTCGTACAAAACGGCACCAGAGATCCCAATTCCGATACCCCACCTAGG aAACAAGCTGCCAAGAAGGATGTTTTCCAGTTGTTTGCTGAGAAGGTGCGAGACCATAAGGATTTGGAATCTAGGTGGGCTGTTTTACAGGAAACACGAGTGGAATATTTTAGAGGTAAGGATTTTGTAAGCTTTTTGAGAAATCACCCGGAGGTTAAAGATATACTAGAATCGGATAGGAATCTAGAAACTGAAGATATTGCCAACGCTCTATTAAGTAAGAATCTTTTGGTGCGATGTGATCGTGTGGTCAAAACTCTCCGTCCTGGGAAAAAAAAGCTATCTACCTGGCCAGCACATTTAGAGATCTTTCCT GAGCAAGTATTTTCTGATAATGATGCGTTTTTTGCATGGACATTTGAAAAAGGGCGGCCGCTGTGGCAAACACTACTGTCATTTTTCTGGCCAGTGTTGACTCTGGCAATTTGCCTGTTTCCTGTTTATCCTCATCGATGTAAGctattaattctttattcatGTGCTGGAGTCTTGCTGCTTATCCTCTCCTTACTTTTCG TGAGAGCAGCAATATTTGGTATGATATGGATTCTTCTTGGAAAGCGTGTTTGGTTCTTCCCTAATATCCTTGCTGAGGAGGCAACATTGCGAGAGTTATTCCGTTTCTGGCCAAAGAAGGATGAAGAGGAGAAACCAAAGTGGGCAGCTAGGCTTTTCTATGCTGTTGTAGCTGTACTTGTTATTTTGTTGCTGAGGCACCATGCTCCTGATGAGGCTGCTAGAGCCAG GTATCAGAAGAGAATGTCAAACATTATTGATGATGTCCTTGAATGGTCTCCAAGGTTGGCCCTGTCTGGAATGATGGAGAAGCAGCCAGATGTGGCTAACGCTACAGAGGCCAATGGCACCTTTTCCGATGGAAGCAAGACAAACCCAGATGAGATAGTTCCCCCAGATGCAGATGCAGAAACTGGAAATGTACATGAGAATGATCAACATCAAGACAATATATGA
- the LOC102630109 gene encoding uncharacterized protein LOC102630109 gives MLSLQSLSFLHNKPILSLERLNHYVNNPSPSVVARAVENNNSQNSKFEIDPEEARQALQRLDQQLKSLSNKQISSPKIKAADVKITRGPGPAEQETLEISGSFLTNTTVALLIFTILYNVLFYTVIKPSIDGPDDIPASAPDTTMATNKSPEAALVKELSPPPFLEDSVQR, from the exons ATGCTTTCTTTGCAATCTCTCTCATTTCTTCACAACAAGCCAATCCTATCACTCGAAAGATTAAACCATTATGTTAACAATCCTTCACCTTCTGTTGTTGCTCGTGCAGTGGAGAATAATAATTCACAAAATAGCAAGTTCGAAATAGACCCAGAAGAGGCCAGGCAAGCCCTTCAAAGACTTGACCAGCAGCTCAAATCTCTCTCCAATAAGCAAATCAGCTCTCCAAAAATAAAGG CTGCGGATGTGAAGATCACAAGAGGTCCAGGTCCAGCAGAGCAAGAAACACTGGAAATTTCAGGATCCTTTCTAACAAACACCACGGTTGCTCTCCTTATCTTCACCATTTTGTACAATGTACTATTTTATACCGTCATAAAGCCATCCATAGATGGACCGGATGACATACCAGCATCAGCTCCAGATACTACAATGGCAACGAATAAATCTCCTGAGGCAGCTCTAGTTAAGGAGTTGTCGCCGCCTCCATTTTTGGAAGATTCCGTTCAACGCTGA